The window TTCAAGAACTTTGACTGGTTGCAAGTTTGCACCATAAAACTGCCTCAAGTCTATGAAAACTCCTTTATAATTAGGAATTGGATTTTGCCATAGAGTAAAAGCGCATATTGGAACATAAGCAGAGTCGAAAAAAGCATGATATTCTGGTCTTACTAAAGACGTAATAGTGCTTTCATTGAGGATGCGAGAGCGTAATTCTTCGTAAGAGCTAAGGAACATCCAAGTGAAAGGAGTCATAAGTCCTATAAATCCCTTAACTTGAACCATATTTCTTATTCGCTCTATAAACATAGCAAACAAGTCTGATTTGCTATCTGAATAGTTAGTTTTAGCCCACTTTGTTAAATTGGGATTCATTCCCTTACCACCCATGTACGGCGGATTTGCCACTACCACATGATATTTAGGACTCAAATAATCAGCTTGTTTTAAGACCTGCAAAACCTTCTGATGAATATCATTAAGAAATAAATTCTCTCCTGGGTTCTTTTGCTCTAAATGTTTAAGCATATGCTCCACGTCGGTCAAAACTGGTTGAATCAAAGAGCCAAAGTTGTCAGCTTCTTTAAACTGATTGAGCGTTTCCAATAGCGGAACTGTAAACAAATCATGCCCTACAAAATCCATGTAGTCGGACAACTCATCTTCAGTAAATTCAATCGGCTGTAACACGCAAATGTTGGGCTGCACTGGTTTTCGTAGAAACCTGCGGTACTTTTCCCGCGCCTTCATAGTCAGGGCAAAGGCTGCTAATTCTCCCGCTCGTTCGTCGATTTCAACGCCGTAGAGATTTTGGGTTAAAATCTTTTCGGGAATTTCCGATGGTTCGTACCCTTCTTCTTCGTAGATAGCGTAGAGTAAATCGAAGGCGTACACTAGCATATGTCCGCTACCGCAGGCGGGATCGCAGATTTTAATCTCTTCAGGTGTCTTTACCTGTAAAAATTCTGTTTCGACTTCTTCAGGAGGAATATAGTATTCCATCTTGTCCGCCAGCTTAGATCCTGGATGATTTAACATCCACAACCGTCCCAAAGAATTTTCTACCAAATACCGCACGATCCAGTGAGGCGTAAAAAGTTGGGTGGCTGCGGGAATATTCTCGGTCGTAATTTTCTGTTTCTTTTTTAGTCCCGCAAAAACCTTATCTTTTTTCTCAGAAATATAAAACTGATACAGCCAGCCAATTACCTCCACATTCTGACAAGCCTCTGGAGTCATCGCTTCGCGAGTAGCAGCCAGAATCGATTCTGGCGAAAGCAGGTCATCGGGAATTAAAAGCTCTACATAGTCAGCTATCCGCTCGAACAGGTAGGGCATAGCGCGGTGATAGTAATTACAGACCGCCACCAACAGCAGACGATAGGCTTCTCCTTGGGGGTCTGGACTATGAGTCTCGCCACTTAAAAGGGCAGCAATCTCACTCTGAGTCTTGGCTGACACCATTTTGTCATCAACATGACCCATCTTCGCTTCGGCTAAAATCTCTGGTTGCGATCGCCCGACCGCAGCAGAAACCACCCCAATCTTGGTGTAGCGATTAGCATCCATAAAGCGCAAAGCACAAAAGCGGTTAAACCAAGTGTATGCCACCTTATCAATTACTCGCTCTTTGGTAAAAGTGCCGATTTCTTTTTCTAGCTGTGCCACAGCATTGGGATATTGGCGACGTGCTGCACTATTTTCGGCAAGCACAAAGGTTAGTTTGCTGGCAACCTGCTCGATTAAGCTTCGGCGGGCATTTTGAGCAAATTTTTTCAGGTTTGTGGTGTCCATACTGATAACCTCTTAAATGCTGATTCTTTTGCCGTTTTTAATCTCTCGCCGTAAAACCTCGCCTAATTTTTCTAGGTAAGAATCCACGTCCGATGGCTCGCTGAGAATAGTTTTGTCCAAATTATCTAGAACATTTTGAATAGAAACATACTCAACTTCTGGATCTATATCTGGGTCTTTACGAGTCCAACTATGAATTTGAGCCAGTAATTTGATGTAATCGTTTTCTTCAAAGCTTCGTAAAGTTTCGCGAATGACGGCGATGGTATTCTGGGTTTTTAGTTTTTCGGTCAGGCTAGTGAAGGGTTGTATAGCTTCAGCCTGTTGCTCTGATGAAAGTGCGCCATAATCTGAATGGTTTACGAGTCCATTTTTTAACTCGTCGATTTTTTGTTTGGCTGCACGAATCTCTCGTTCTATTTGCGCCGACACCTTTTGTTGCAGAGTTTCTAGCAGTGTCTTTGCCTGCTGCATCAGACCGCCTTTAAAACACTGTTCGTTTTCTAAAATCGTTCTGATTTGCTCTACTTCATCCCCGTCGATGTAGGCAAAATTGGCTTCTTGTTCTTTTAAATAGCTGTAGGCGCGATCGAATATCTCTCTTTGCGACCCTTTCACTTCCATAAATTTGCTAATCGGGTCGAGAATATCTTCCTTGAGGTCTAGAAGTTCATCTTCTCGATCTGATAGTTCGGTGAGATACCACTCGTAGGGTTTACCACTAACCTCCTGCAAAATCGCGATCGCTCTGTCTAATCTTTCTTGAAAAGGATAATGTCCTGTTTCAGAAGAAAGACTCTCTAGTTCGGCGAGCGATCGCCCCATAGCTTCTCCCGTTGCTTGAGCCACTTCTTTCGCCTCTCCTGAAGCAGGGGGTTCATCAAAGAATTCCTCATAAAAATCTTTCAGTGCGCGAACCTGGGAGGGATTAAAATCAAGCTGTGGGTCGAGAATGAGGTTGCTATGTTCTTTTGAATTTTGCAGAGATTTAAGTAATTTATCCCCCTCAAGAATATTTCCATCCGCACGAAGTTCCAGTTTGCCTCGCGCCAATAGACTGCCCACCGTGCAGAGAATAGCAGCATATCCCCAACCATAGGGTTTACACTCAAAAGTCTCTAAAAGTTTTTTGACGGTCGTTCTAACACCAGTATTTTTGTTAGTTTGAATCTTGCTCAGTACCTCAGTTTCGGCATCCGAAAGAGCGGTTGCAAACAACCCAGTAGATCGATCTAATACTGCTTCTAAATCTTGTTCGCGATAGTTCGCGCCTCGCAGCATTTGTAGATGGGGATATGTTTTAGTAATTAGCTGCTGAAATCCTTTAACAATAGAAATTTGGGCATTCTCACTACTCACATCAATATCATTTCCATTAATAATTAATTTGGCTTTTCCTAATAGTGTTTCGATACGCTGTTGTAACTCGCTATATCGTTGATTATTATGAGCATTCTTGGCTGCAAGTATTCTCTTTACTGCTTCTTTTTGCGTAATGGATATGTTTTGCTTAATATATTTTTCTGTACGCTTGTACATGGGCAAATCTCGCATAAGCCTTTCGTCGGCTGGCAAAATAACCAAAAGTTCATCACTATGCCCCATACTCTGCATTATTAAGGTTTCTTCGCTCTCTGCATGGTCGCTAAAAGGAGTAACAACGTGTATGGTAAGTTCTTGCTGACTGCCGTACAGGCGATCGTCCATTTTTCTAGAAAAAGGGTAGTCTCGACCATTAGACTCGGAGCGGATCTTTTTCTGCTTAAGGGTATGGTCAAAAATGAGTTTGGCTAATTCTTCATTGACAACCGTTGGCTCTACTTCCGTATTCTTAATCTCCTCCTCGATATCCTTTTCTTCGTCGGTAAGATATTCATATAGCTCTCCCGCCCTTTGAATGTAGGTTTCTCGTTCTAAAAGACTCAATCCTGCTTCGACTTGTTTGCGTAGCTGTACTAGGTCCCTGGCAAAATCATCTAGCATCAATACGCAAAGATTGCGCGGAGTTGGTTTAAATTCCTTGACGTACTTCACTAAAAATAGTGCTTTAAGCAATTTAAGGGCAAATTTATCTTCCAAATCCCGTTCTGCCCGCAAAATAGATTTTTGAATACTCGATTTGAGTGCCGAACTAATTCCCTCAAACATGAGATCGAAGGTGGCAAGTTGACCTATTCTATAGTCTTGGATTTTAATGGCAACTTCTTGGAACACCCCCAGCATCGAGCGTTCTCCTACCGAACTGTGTTTACCCTCAAAGGCATTGTGTACCGATAGATTTTGAATCGCCGATTGAAAAAGAGCGAATTGGTAGGGAACGAAGGGATAGCACCGAACAAAATGGTCGCAGTCTTGAAAATTACCATAGGTTCTTGAACCATCGCTAAAGTCAAACAGAGTTTTGAAGTTATTCGATTGCTGGTCGTAGAGTTTAGAAAGTTCGCTCGAACCTGCTTGATTCTTTAAAAGCAACCGTTTCTGAATGACTTCGGCAACGTCTTGACTGTTAAGCGGGAGCAACGCGAAAAAGTTGGCTGGCGATCGCTAAACTCCATTTTTTTGGAGGGGGTTTCAAGTTATCTGGTTATCAAAAAAGGCAAAATAATTTGGCTAGACAAGCATAAGCTTAGTTTTTGGCAGCAAAATGCTACCGAATTATCAACAATTCGATTTTAAAAAGATATTTTTTAGTTGTTTGCTCGTTAGCAATAACCTTAGCTAATAGCTGGATAGATTCTGTTCGTTAAAATAGAATTGGTAAAATTATTCCAATTACTCGAAAGCCATTGGCAACGAGCGTGTAAAATGATTTCAGCGTTTGGTTTTAGCCAAAACTTCCCATTACCTTTAAGCCGTAAATTAACAGCTTGACGAATTAGGCTTTCCACAGCCCCACTACCAATAGGTAATTTTAATTGGGCAATCTTGTCATAGTTAAATAAGCCCTTTGATACTCTTTTACTAAAAAAATTAATCTGATTGGTTGAAAGTTGACGCTTGGTTCCACGAAGTAATTTTCGCTGCTGTCTCATTTGTTCAATTAAAGAGTTGATTTTACCTTTCTTCAAATCTGAACGAGCCATCTTAAACCAGGCTAATTTGGCTTTTTCATCATTAAAGGCAGCATCGGCAAAACTCTGTAAATGTTCTGTGGCGTGATAAAAATCTAAAAGATAATAGATTTTTTCTTGACAACCCAAACGATTGAGTAAAGGTGGTATATGATGCCAAATCCAGTCGGCTCCATCAGCTATAAGTAGTATTTGTTTGGCTTGACTTATGCCCAGACCAACTAGATACATTTCTAAAATTTTAAGAAACTGCTTATAGTTGCCATAAGTCCCATCATTAATCAGAGGAACTTCACCAGTTTTTATTTTCTTCCCCTTTTCATCTACTGTATAGATAGTAAGTAATTTGGGTTCAATCCATTCTCCTGTATATTTCTTTCTCTTAGTTTTGGGGTTGGGTTTTTCATTGTTTTCAATCCTTACTCTAGTTCGACCACCATCTACGGAAATGATTACTCTTTTATCTTTTAAGCTCGAACCAGTAGGTAATCTATTTTGTTTAAGAGCCAAGACCTTTGAATTTCTAATACTTAACCCTTCTCCACCAAATTTATAAGTTAAACGTTCAATTCTTTTGAGACAAATTTTAATTCCCCAATCAATTAAAGTTTGTCTTGCCATCTCAAACGAAGTAGTGATTGTCCCATATTTAGCCACAGTAGACCAAACATAGGGAGTGACTCTTGATTCGATTCCCAACCATCTTAAAAGAGGACAGAATCCCTGCCCTTTCGGTTTGATTTTATAATCTTTACGCTTTTTAATTTCTACTACGTAAGGTAATTTTAAATTAACTATCACGTTACCTACTGTTAATATTTGCCAAATTTTACAGCCATTTTTTCTGGTTGAGGTTTTCCACCAGCCTTTTGTCTGATTAAAAGCTGTTTCTCTGGCTTTTCTCGAACGCGATAGATTATCTAGTAGAATGGCTACACATTGTCCTGCTAAAATTAAGGCGGCTTCTCTGATTTTTTCTTCTCGCTCTTTAAGAGTTTTTCCCGACCACTCAGTTACATTATTTAATTTTAAAAGTTTAGTAATATTAACTTGAAAATCTTCTAAGGATTGATTTAAATTGAGGTTAGCAAAAATTTTTAAAGTCATGGCTATTCTCTCAGAGAAAAAAAGTTGAAAGCTCTAATTCAACGCACTAGGGGGAGAATACCTTTTTTTTGAGTAATTACTTAGTTTATTTGTTTCTTCACGGACGACAAGGGTTTTACGGTAGTCTTCTCAGTGGGGCGATTGCCGATTGCGGAGCAAGTCCTTCGGACTCAGGCAGAGACAGAGCCGATAAGCGGAAGCGCAACGCAAGTCGTAGACTCAGCTTGCGCGTCAGGCGCGATCGCCAGCCAACTTTTTCGCGTTGCTCCCCTGTTAAGCTTCATCCGATTGGCAAAACGAGCCTGGATCTTAGAAAAATCGTTACTCTGCTGACGGCTATGTTCGCCGACAACCATATCCATATCTTCCTGAGCGGTGACAATTATCCAAGCACGTCCACGACACTTAGTAGCCAGACTTTCAGCGATTGTTTGCAGATTAGTCATCAGCTTCACGTTGTCCGCAATGTACTGTCCTACCTCATCAACAAAGAAATTCAGGCGAAAGTTTGACGGCTGCTGCTTCAGGTAAGCGTATACCTGCTCGGCAAAGTCCTCTATTGAAACTTTATACTGACTGCGATACTTATCGAGAATTTCCTCAGCAGCAGCGACATCGTTACCTGTAACTCGACCATAAGCCCTGGTGATGTTTTGAGACTCCAAAAGTGCCTGTTCTCTTCCCTCCTGCCAATCTATTCCCGCTATGTCTCGATATGCTGCTTTAAAATCCTCATAACAACCGCGTTTGTCTAAGTCGCGTTCAAATTGGGCAATGTAACCTTGCTTGCCATAGTAGCCACACATCTCGTCAAAGACCTTCACAAAAACAGCTAGTAGCGCATCTATTTGGTCTTTGCTGATCACATCTGCTTTTTGATCGATGTTAAACAGAATACTTTTAGAAGGAATTCCCACAGCAGTACGAAAACCTCCCTGCAAAAATGCGTTTTTTTCACATTTGGGCAAAAAGCGATCGAGTACGGGAAGATCGTCGATAACACGATTTTCCAGAAGGAGAGCCAACATTTTGAGCAAATGCGATTTTCCCGAACCAAAGAAGCCCGATATCCATACTCCATTAGCTACTTCATAATTGTTGTAGGCATCTAAAAAGTTTTCGAGACGCTTTTCCAGTTCGTTGGTTAAGACGTACTCGTCAATTTCAATCCGCAGACTGTCGCGATCGTCTGCTTTAATGACTCCATCAATCGGTCGATCTATCGGTTTGGCAAAAATGCTTTTTAAGCTCATTGTCTTCGTCTTCTCCCTATTTATACTTCGTAGTGAAAGATGTTGAACGCCCGATAGTATTTGTCATCGCGCAGCCTTTCAAACAGATCGAGTGAAGCACCAGATTCTAGTGAATACCTATAATCACCAGGAAAAAACAACACCGTTGGTCGTTCTTTAGCAGTACTCTGTAAATTGTTTAAAATATTGTGAGAACGAATATAAGGAAATACCTCACCTACACCACAAAGGAACATTACTTGAAATTCTGCGTTCGACATTTTGTCGGCAATGGCAGGAATTAGATATTTTTCGGGATCGAGAACCCCCTGCAACAGCTCTTTTAACTGGTCTTTCGATACCGCTTTTTCTCGATCGAAAACTTTTTCCCAGATTCCTCGTTGTTGTAATAACTCAATCGAAAGATCGTAGAGGTTTATTTCCAGTACGGACACTCCTTGCTTTGCCAATTTATTGCAAAGCGATTTTCTCAATCGTTCCATTTCAATAGATTCTTGAGGTTTGTAAGGACAGATAAAAAATGGTACTTCGTTACCCAAACCCTGTTTTTTTAAAAAGCGATCGCTAGAAATTACTGTTTCAAGATGCCTAAAACGTCTTTTTAATGGTTCTGTAGCTAAATCTTTTAACAATTGCCTACCTCAAGCTGAGATTTCAATAATGGAAAAAACAAAGCTTCCTTATGCCTTTCCTGAAAAACCGCATTTATTAAAGAGGCACTTGGCATAGCTGGATAAATTCTGTTTTCAGGGCTTAAAAGATCGGCTTCTCGCAACATCTTAAAAAGTGTTCGCCGTCCTTTAGCTTTAGTCATTGGCTTGAGAGCCTCTAACTCATCGTGCCACTCAGCTTTCCGAGCGAAAAAGACTTCAAAGTCTTTGCGATCGAGTTCTGTTTCCAAATTTAAAAATTTTTCTCTTAAGATCTCAACGGCAAAGTCGCGAATAAATTTGTAGCGTCGGCACACCGCCAGCCAAAGAATATAACCTCTATCTCTTACTGTCCCATCCACGAGCAATTTTAATTCTTTCTCATTAAGAGTCTTCAATCGAGAACAAATTTCCCGACAAAGCCTTTCAGAAGTTTTTGCCGTTCTAGTTTGAAGCAGGTTTTGTTCGACAGCTAGCTCTCGCGCTCTCTTCCAATTACCCAACTCTACAAAAAGAGCAGCGAATCTAACCGACTCTTGATACAGCAGACCTCCAATTACGAATGAGAAAGCATATTTTTTAGTGGGCGTAGTTTTTACTTTTATCATCGTATTCTGAAGTTTCACTTAACTTAGATGCGGATTTACTACTTTCTAAGCATTCCCACTTTTCAAAATAAAGTTACTGTTTGGTTCGGCTAGATTCTCAGCTAATACCCTTGCGATCGCTCCCAAGTTTCTTTTTGTCTATAGCTTGCCGATGTTTTTTAGATGTTTGGGGGAATCTTGTGAATAGACAACTTCTCAGACATCTTGCTCATGACAACTTCAGACACTTCTCAAGTAATGTTTTGTACTGACGAACTGATGGGTGCTGCTAGAAATCGCTATCGCATTGTGGTTCAGGTAGCCATTTTGCATACGCAGATTCGCCATTTCCAAAGGGACGGCTCCAGCCATCCCAGAGCGAAGCTCTGGCAGCACGAAGCGTGCTGGTCGGATTGGCTACAGCCAATCGAGCCAAACGCCGCCGTTACGAAGACATGGACAATTACCAAAACGAATCGGTACATAAACCAGTCAATCGAGCAATTGTTGAAATGTCCGATGAGCTTACACAATCAGAAATTATCGGCGAGAACGAAGATTTTTCACCAAGAAGTTTTTAAAGACTGCTCTCAATTACTTTAAAACAAAATTACTAGCACAGATAAATAAATGGGCATTCTAATCATTAAGCAAGCACATTTAAAATATCGTTATTCATGCCCATGCCAAAATATTCAGTCAATCAACATCCTGTTCAAACATTACTTTCTTGGATTAGTTCAGGAGAAATTGCTATACCCGAAATTCAAAGACCGTTCGTCTGGAATAGCAGCCAAGTTCGCGACCTAATCGATTCTCTTTATCAAGGATATCCAGTAGGTTATCTGATTGCATGGCGTAATCCTACAGTTAAGTTAAAAGACGGAACTTCATCTAGTGGCAAAAGAATATTGATAGATGGGCAACAGCGTGTTACTGCTCTAATGGCTGCTGTTTTAGGAAAATATGTAATCAACAAAGACTACAGAAAAATACACATAACAATTGCTTTTCAGCCACAAGAAAGAAAATTTGAAGTTTCTAATACTGCTATCAGCAAAGACAAATCTTGGATTGTAGATATTGCCAGAGTTTTTGCTCATGATTTTAAAACTATCAAATTTGTCTATGATTATTGTCAAAAAAATGAAAATGCTGACCAAGACAAGATTTTTGAAAGTATCGAGCTATTAAAAGGGATAGCCAACAACCATATCGGTTTAATAGAACTTAATTCAGATTTAGATATTGAAACTATTACAGAAATATTTATACGTATTAACTCTCAAGGAAAGAGTTTAAGTCAAGCAGATTTTGCTATGTCCAAAATTGCTGCCAATGAAACTTATGAAGGTAATTTACTAAGAAAATATATTGATTACTTTTGTCATCTGGCAGTTGCACCAGAATTTTACCAGCAACTAGCAGAAATAGATGTGGATTTTTTAGATACAGAATACTTTCAGAAAATGTCCTGGCTAAAATCCTTCAACGATAGTTTGTATGCTCCTTCATATACCGATATGTTGCGTGTAGCTTTTACTTCAGAGTTCAAGCGAGGAAGATTAGAAGATTTAGTAGCTTTACTC is drawn from Myxosarcina sp. GI1 and contains these coding sequences:
- the pglX gene encoding BREX-1 system adenine-specific DNA-methyltransferase PglX; amino-acid sequence: MDTTNLKKFAQNARRSLIEQVASKLTFVLAENSAARRQYPNAVAQLEKEIGTFTKERVIDKVAYTWFNRFCALRFMDANRYTKIGVVSAAVGRSQPEILAEAKMGHVDDKMVSAKTQSEIAALLSGETHSPDPQGEAYRLLLVAVCNYYHRAMPYLFERIADYVELLIPDDLLSPESILAATREAMTPEACQNVEVIGWLYQFYISEKKDKVFAGLKKKQKITTENIPAATQLFTPHWIVRYLVENSLGRLWMLNHPGSKLADKMEYYIPPEEVETEFLQVKTPEEIKICDPACGSGHMLVYAFDLLYAIYEEEGYEPSEIPEKILTQNLYGVEIDERAGELAAFALTMKAREKYRRFLRKPVQPNICVLQPIEFTEDELSDYMDFVGHDLFTVPLLETLNQFKEADNFGSLIQPVLTDVEHMLKHLEQKNPGENLFLNDIHQKVLQVLKQADYLSPKYHVVVANPPYMGGKGMNPNLTKWAKTNYSDSKSDLFAMFIERIRNMVQVKGFIGLMTPFTWMFLSSYEELRSRILNESTITSLVRPEYHAFFDSAYVPICAFTLWQNPIPNYKGVFIDLRQFYGANLQPVKVLEAIKNPDCDWYYLASAVDFKKIPGKPLHYDISETIRNIFIKFTNINSIGGFKRGISTADNDRFLRFCWEISIQSKDVKWIPYNKGGEWRKWYGNQEYFINWENNGKEICNFDRSYVRNIQHNFKPNVAYSSLTSSKPSFRFYTGHINDQSGNFLPFESLDKAIKFTSLLNSKTALYFANLLSPTLNILIEELNKLPILDNFVKFELASSCIEEEKSDWDSYETSWNFAVLPLLKIDYHQPILEVTYNKLNQYWQEKISRMQRLEEENNRIFIEAYGLQDELTPDVPLHEITLTCNPYYRYDHTKPEAELEALLLADTMKEYISYAVGCMFGRYSLDKPGLILANQGETIEDYYQQVPEPTFTPDEDNVIPILDGDWFADDICDRFRQFLRVTFGEEHYEENLQFIEQAIGKDIRKYFLKDFYNDHVKRYKKRPIYWLFSSPKGSFNALIYLHRYRPDTVSVVLNDYLREFQIKLKSRVENLRQIEVSAEVSQSEKTKAIKEITKLNKTIEELKDYERDVLYPLAIQQVQLDLDDGVKTNYPKLGAALKKVTGLEAKQK
- a CDS encoding DUF1788 domain-containing protein; translation: MLKDLATEPLKRRFRHLETVISSDRFLKKQGLGNEVPFFICPYKPQESIEMERLRKSLCNKLAKQGVSVLEINLYDLSIELLQQRGIWEKVFDREKAVSKDQLKELLQGVLDPEKYLIPAIADKMSNAEFQVMFLCGVGEVFPYIRSHNILNNLQSTAKERPTVLFFPGDYRYSLESGASLDLFERLRDDKYYRAFNIFHYEV
- the brxC gene encoding BREX system P-loop protein BrxC, translated to MLPLNSQDVAEVIQKRLLLKNQAGSSELSKLYDQQSNNFKTLFDFSDGSRTYGNFQDCDHFVRCYPFVPYQFALFQSAIQNLSVHNAFEGKHSSVGERSMLGVFQEVAIKIQDYRIGQLATFDLMFEGISSALKSSIQKSILRAERDLEDKFALKLLKALFLVKYVKEFKPTPRNLCVLMLDDFARDLVQLRKQVEAGLSLLERETYIQRAGELYEYLTDEEKDIEEEIKNTEVEPTVVNEELAKLIFDHTLKQKKIRSESNGRDYPFSRKMDDRLYGSQQELTIHVVTPFSDHAESEETLIMQSMGHSDELLVILPADERLMRDLPMYKRTEKYIKQNISITQKEAVKRILAAKNAHNNQRYSELQQRIETLLGKAKLIINGNDIDVSSENAQISIVKGFQQLITKTYPHLQMLRGANYREQDLEAVLDRSTGLFATALSDAETEVLSKIQTNKNTGVRTTVKKLLETFECKPYGWGYAAILCTVGSLLARGKLELRADGNILEGDKLLKSLQNSKEHSNLILDPQLDFNPSQVRALKDFYEEFFDEPPASGEAKEVAQATGEAMGRSLAELESLSSETGHYPFQERLDRAIAILQEVSGKPYEWYLTELSDREDELLDLKEDILDPISKFMEVKGSQREIFDRAYSYLKEQEANFAYIDGDEVEQIRTILENEQCFKGGLMQQAKTLLETLQQKVSAQIEREIRAAKQKIDELKNGLVNHSDYGALSSEQQAEAIQPFTSLTEKLKTQNTIAVIRETLRSFEENDYIKLLAQIHSWTRKDPDIDPEVEYVSIQNVLDNLDKTILSEPSDVDSYLEKLGEVLRREIKNGKRISI
- a CDS encoding DUF262 domain-containing protein; this translates as MPMPKYSVNQHPVQTLLSWISSGEIAIPEIQRPFVWNSSQVRDLIDSLYQGYPVGYLIAWRNPTVKLKDGTSSSGKRILIDGQQRVTALMAAVLGKYVINKDYRKIHITIAFQPQERKFEVSNTAISKDKSWIVDIARVFAHDFKTIKFVYDYCQKNENADQDKIFESIELLKGIANNHIGLIELNSDLDIETITEIFIRINSQGKSLSQADFAMSKIAANETYEGNLLRKYIDYFCHLAVAPEFYQQLAEIDVDFLDTEYFQKMSWLKSFNDSLYAPSYTDMLRVAFTSEFKRGRLEDLVALLSGRNFETRSYEEEIAESSFKMLEKGIFNFMNETNFKRFIMIIRSSGFITSSMIRSKNALNFSYIVYLVLKAQKIDSSLIESYVRKWFVMSILTGRYSGSPESTFDLDIKRINEFGFPEYLSKIESADLSEAFWNSSLPQQMNTSVASSPYFKVFLASQVKANDKGFLSKDITVSDLLLHKGDIHHIFPQKYLQKHGLTRGRYNQIANYVMMQSEINISIGDKPPSEYFLLL
- a CDS encoding DUF1819 family protein, producing the protein MIKVKTTPTKKYAFSFVIGGLLYQESVRFAALFVELGNWKRARELAVEQNLLQTRTAKTSERLCREICSRLKTLNEKELKLLVDGTVRDRGYILWLAVCRRYKFIRDFAVEILREKFLNLETELDRKDFEVFFARKAEWHDELEALKPMTKAKGRRTLFKMLREADLLSPENRIYPAMPSASLINAVFQERHKEALFFPLLKSQLEVGNC